GGGAAGTACAGGGTTGAGGTATATCACAACGATAGGCTAAACTTTACCTATACGACAGACGACTTAGAGGATGCGCTGTGGGCTGCGGCGGAGAAGGGGGAGGAGCTCGGCGGAATTCCGCCAGAAATTATTTCGAGTTTAATCGATTACAAACTTAACCCGCCGTTGTTATACAGCGCCTACGCCATACCCTTCTGCAACGGCACATACTACGGCCCTGGGGTGGATGCGCTTAAAATTGTAATAGATGGCGCTGTGCGTGTCGAATACTCAGTTAAGAACAGAACTATAACGCCAATACAGCTACCCAAGGCGGTAGTCGTCACCAACGTGACAAGGCTCGGAGAGAGGTGGTACGGGAAGTACGTAGTGGACGCATGTGCGTTGCCCAGGGTAGAGAAGCGGGGTGTAATAGCAATAGTGGGAAAAGGTAGCCTCCCCAACGTCATCGAAATTCTCAAGAAATACACCGGCGAGGAGCCGTACGTTAGACCCATTCCATAAGACGTACTTTTTTATACAGTCCCTAATCTACTATGCTCTTCGAAAGAGCCAAGAAAATCTTTCCAGGCGGCGTCAACTCCCCGGCGCGGGCTCTGAAGCACCTGCCCGCGCCTCTGGTGGCCCAAGGCGCCGAGGGGCCCTACCTCTACACAGACAGGGGGAGGCTCGTGGACTACTGCCTGGCGTTCGGCGCGGTGATCCTCGGCCACGGCCACCCGAGAGTGAGGGAGGCCGTCGAGGCCCAGCTGAGGCGGGGCTGGATATACGCACTCCTCACGGAGCAGGAGGTGGAGTTCGCCGAGAGGATCCGGCGGCACGTCCCCTCTGTGGAGAAGATGCGTATTGTAAACACCGGCACCGAGGCCACTATGAACGCCGTGAGGCTGGCCAGGGGCTACACCAAGAGAGACGTCATCATAAAGTTCGACGGGAACTTCCACGGCTCCCACGACTACGTCTTGGTCAAGGCCGGGTCGGGAGCCGCCACCTGGGGGGTGCCCACAAGCGCCGGCATACCGCAGGACGTGGTGAAGCTCACGGTGGTTGTCCCCTACAACGACGTAGAGGCCTTCTATAAAGCGGTGAGGGAGGTGGGGGAGAGGCTCGCGGCTGTAATCGTGGAGCCCATAGCAGGCAACTACGGCTTAATCATACCCGACCGCGACTTCATAAAAGCGCTGAGGGAGGAGACGGAGCGCGTGGGGGCCCTCTTGATATTTGACGAGATAATCACAGGCTTCAGAGTGGGGCTCGGCGGCGCCCAGGAGCACTTCGGCGTCAGGCCTGATCTGACCACCCTGGGGAAGGTGATAGGCGGGGGCTTCCCCATCGGCGTCTTCGGCGGGAGGGGGGACGTGATGGATCTGGTGGCCCCCAGCGGCCCGGTGTACAACGCCGGGACCTTCAACGCCCACCCAGTCTCGGTCGCCGCGGGCCTGGCGACGCTGAGGGAGCTTGAGACCGGCCAGCCCTACAAGACTGCGAACGAGGCGGCGGAGAAGATAGCCAAGGCCGTGGAGGACGTAGCTGGACGCGCCGGGTTCGACGTCGTGGTGAAGCAGATAGCCTCCATGTTCCAGCTCTATTTCAAAAAAGGACACGTGAAAACGCCACAAGACGTGAGAGAAAGCAACGAGAGGCTCTACCTCAAGCTCCACGAACTAGCTATTAAACACGGCGTCTACCTAACCCCCTCTCAGTATGAGGTGAATTTCACCTCGGCGGCCCACACCGGGGACGTGGTGGAGGAGACCATAGCCGCCCTCGAGAGGGCCTTTACAGAATTAAAAAGCCAAATCGGGTAGTAGACGTGCGGTCTGTAGAGGAGCTCATAAAACGCTTCCACCAGGCCCCCCTCCTAGTTTTCTGGGAGTCGACGAAGGCGTGTCCCCTCGCTTGTAAACACTGCAGGGCAGACGCCATTTTAAAACCCCTCCCGGGCGAGTTGACGACGCAGGAGGGGAAGCGGCTGATTGAGCAGGTGGCGGAGTTCGGAGACCCCAAGCCGCTCTTGATAATAACCGGGGGGGACCCCCTGATGAGGGCCGACCTCTTCGAGCTGGTGGACTACGCCAACTCACTCGCCGTCCCCGTCTCGCTGGCCCCGGCCGTGTCCCCCAACCTAAACGCCGAGGTTATGAAGGAAATGAAAAACAGCGGCGTCAAGTCCATATCCATCAGCCTCGACGGCGCCGCGCCGGAGACACACGACGAGCTCAGAGGCGTACCTGGGAGCTACAGAGAGACTATAAACGCCATCAAGACCGCCGTGGAGATAGGCCTCCCTGTCCAGGTGAACACCGTGGTGTGGAGGAAGTCCCTCCATGAGCTACCAGACGTGGCCCACCTCCTTAAGCAACTGGGGGTTAGGGTCTGGGAGGTCTTCTTCCTAATTGTGACGGGGCGCGCCAGGGAGGAGCTGGACATCACTCCCGAGCAGTACGAAGCCGCGGTGCAGTTCCTCGTAGACGTGTCGACGTACGGATTCCAGGTGAGGACCGTCGAGGCCCCCTTCTACCGCCGGGCGAAGATGCAGAGGCTCAAGGGGGCGAGGTACGAGGACCCCCTCTACCAGAAGCTGGTGGAGAGGCTGAGGAGCCTCCTGGGGCCCCCGACCCGCGGCGTGGACCCCACCGTGGTGCCAACCCGCGACGGCTTCGGCATAATATTCGTCGCCCACGACGGCACCGTGCACCCAAGCGGCTTCCTGCCGTACCCCCTGGGCAACGTGAGGAGGCAGAGCCTCGCCAAGATCTACAGAGAGCACCCCCTCCTCCTAAAGATGCGGAGGGGGGAATTCGGAGGGCGGTGCGGCGTCTGCGAATACAGAGACATATGCGGCGGCTCCAGAGCCAGGGCCTACGCCTACTACAAAGACCCCCTCGCAGAGGACCCCGCCTGTATATACAAACCGGCAACCCAGACCCGCGCCGCTATATATTAAAAATTCCACACGACTCCTCTCCGTGATACTCATCTTCCACGGGTCCCGCGACGCTGACCACAATGAACATGCGGCAGAGATAGCGCGGGCCATCGGCTTGCAATACGCGTTTCTATACGTCGAGCCCCGCTTCACAGGCGGGCCGGGCATACCCATGTTTATCTCGGACGGCGACGACTACAGAAAGGCCCTGGAGCTCTCCTCGATAAAAACGCCGCCTCTGATAAAGTGGCCAGGCTTTGTCGACTACCTCAAGTCGCTGGGGGCGGGGCTGTACATATTCCACGGACCAGACAGAGGAGAGTCAGACCTGGGGCTACCAGTGGCATTTCTAGAAGGCGAGCCCAGCCTAGACGAGGCGCCGTGCGTAGAGACCGCCGCCCCCGTCGTCCTCACCCGGGGATACATATACAAGAAAATGGCCCAGAAATACGCCAGATGCAACGCAAAACTCCTGCCACCCCTCGGAGAGCAAGAGGCATTCCTCCAATACCTAAAGACAGCAATAAAACAAGTAGTTTCAAATCTATAACATTTAACACAATAAATCAGAGTTTTGATAATCCACGACAAAAACTACATTCTATTACACTTGATGTCCAGCGTGGTACTTAAAAAGCTATCTTTTTGAGTAATTTCTGTTGACAAAGACAATACCACTAGTGTTGTTAGTTACAGCCCTTGTGTTAGCTATTGGGGGAGATGTTGTGGT
The sequence above is drawn from the Pyrobaculum ferrireducens genome and encodes:
- the hemL gene encoding glutamate-1-semialdehyde 2,1-aminomutase codes for the protein MLFERAKKIFPGGVNSPARALKHLPAPLVAQGAEGPYLYTDRGRLVDYCLAFGAVILGHGHPRVREAVEAQLRRGWIYALLTEQEVEFAERIRRHVPSVEKMRIVNTGTEATMNAVRLARGYTKRDVIIKFDGNFHGSHDYVLVKAGSGAATWGVPTSAGIPQDVVKLTVVVPYNDVEAFYKAVREVGERLAAVIVEPIAGNYGLIIPDRDFIKALREETERVGALLIFDEIITGFRVGLGGAQEHFGVRPDLTTLGKVIGGGFPIGVFGGRGDVMDLVAPSGPVYNAGTFNAHPVSVAAGLATLRELETGQPYKTANEAAEKIAKAVEDVAGRAGFDVVVKQIASMFQLYFKKGHVKTPQDVRESNERLYLKLHELAIKHGVYLTPSQYEVNFTSAAHTGDVVEETIAALERAFTELKSQIG
- a CDS encoding TIGR04053 family radical SAM/SPASM domain-containing protein, with product MRSVEELIKRFHQAPLLVFWESTKACPLACKHCRADAILKPLPGELTTQEGKRLIEQVAEFGDPKPLLIITGGDPLMRADLFELVDYANSLAVPVSLAPAVSPNLNAEVMKEMKNSGVKSISISLDGAAPETHDELRGVPGSYRETINAIKTAVEIGLPVQVNTVVWRKSLHELPDVAHLLKQLGVRVWEVFFLIVTGRAREELDITPEQYEAAVQFLVDVSTYGFQVRTVEAPFYRRAKMQRLKGARYEDPLYQKLVERLRSLLGPPTRGVDPTVVPTRDGFGIIFVAHDGTVHPSGFLPYPLGNVRRQSLAKIYREHPLLLKMRRGEFGGRCGVCEYRDICGGSRARAYAYYKDPLAEDPACIYKPATQTRAAIY